The following proteins come from a genomic window of Varunaivibrio sulfuroxidans:
- a CDS encoding bifunctional [glutamine synthetase] adenylyltransferase/[glutamine synthetase]-adenylyl-L-tyrosine phosphorylase has protein sequence MHNTPAKAIAFNPDLLPLPADGERARVGFERWRTALSETGLASSAAALEAERPLRRLLEVIFADSPFLTSCAIGDPHFSCDMLTRGPDHMIEAVLAPLRNPPPRDETFDSLSRRLRIAKRRVALITAIADITAIWPLEKVTDTLSSFAALALDSACAHLLRTSAQKGAFALANEDDPVRGSGLIVLGMGKLGGRELNYSSDIDIIVLFDRERIHSENPDGLQKAFVRLTRNLVRLLDEHTAHGYVFRTDLRLRPDPGSTPLAISALAAETYYESIGQNWERAAMIKARPVAGDIEAGEAFLLHLKPFIWRKSLDFAAIEDIRSIKRQINAHKGGDKITLFGHNLKLGRGGIREIEFFAQTQQLIWGGREAGVRVRATVGAIFALVAHGRVARHSADTLVEAYRFLRRLEHRLQMIDDKQTHSLPETPDDMDKIARFMGYGDTAEFIARVLATLRAVEEIYASLFEESPALSSGGDFGGNLVFTGSESDPETLATLEGMGYAKTKTVDATVRGWHHGRYRATRSTRARELLTELMPSILGALAHTPDPDAAFVRFDAFLANLPSGVQLFSLFHSNPQLLEFIAEIMGTSPRLASYLSRKVSVLDSVLSHDFFAPPLEPDDLAKDLDNALLEALDLQDTLDVTRRWAKEKKFQIGVQSLRATITTEDAQKALTNIAETLIRALQSRLEDIFAERHGRLAGGALCVVAFGKLGGREKTPTSDLDLIFIYDVDAGVERSDGAHPLPPSLYYARLCQRLINALNVQTGEGKLYEIDMRLRPSGNDGPIASTLEGFLSYQKEQAWTWEHMALTRARPLSGPHALRDRVATGVRDILARERDPDKLVADVAHMRARMDKKHHTASIWNLKYLRGGLIDVEFITQYLQLRHAHAYPDILSPTTATALERIAAHALIAQPDAKTLLAALALWQNLQSMIRLGLTPRERDAKDMTIPKALAKRLCALAGVKSLAHLETLIRDTARDVMAIYHVMVTQPAQHVGGAQDTGAPSAPPPSPP, from the coding sequence ATGCACAATACTCCCGCAAAGGCCATCGCGTTCAACCCCGACCTTCTGCCCTTGCCCGCCGATGGTGAACGGGCCAGGGTCGGGTTCGAACGCTGGCGCACGGCGCTGAGTGAAACGGGACTCGCATCGTCCGCCGCCGCCCTGGAGGCCGAGCGCCCCCTTCGCCGATTGCTTGAAGTCATTTTCGCCGACAGCCCTTTTCTTACCTCATGCGCCATCGGCGATCCACACTTCAGCTGCGATATGCTTACCCGCGGCCCGGACCACATGATCGAAGCCGTGCTCGCGCCCTTGCGCAACCCGCCACCGAGAGACGAGACCTTCGACAGCTTAAGCCGTCGCCTGCGCATCGCCAAGCGGCGCGTCGCCCTGATCACCGCGATCGCCGATATCACCGCCATCTGGCCGTTGGAAAAAGTGACCGACACCCTGTCCTCCTTCGCCGCCCTGGCGTTAGATAGCGCCTGCGCGCACCTGTTGCGCACGAGCGCGCAAAAAGGCGCCTTCGCCCTCGCCAACGAAGACGACCCCGTGCGCGGATCGGGTTTGATCGTCCTGGGCATGGGGAAATTGGGTGGGCGCGAACTCAATTACTCCAGCGATATCGATATCATCGTGCTTTTCGATCGCGAACGCATCCACAGCGAAAACCCCGACGGCCTGCAAAAGGCCTTCGTTCGTCTGACCCGCAATTTGGTCCGACTGTTGGATGAACATACCGCCCATGGCTATGTTTTTCGTACCGACCTGCGCCTACGTCCCGATCCCGGATCGACTCCCCTGGCGATTTCCGCCCTGGCGGCGGAAACCTACTATGAAAGTATCGGGCAAAACTGGGAACGCGCGGCGATGATCAAGGCTCGGCCCGTCGCCGGCGACATCGAGGCGGGCGAAGCCTTTTTGCTCCACCTGAAACCGTTTATCTGGCGTAAAAGCCTCGACTTCGCGGCAATCGAGGATATCCGTTCGATCAAGCGCCAAATCAACGCTCATAAGGGCGGCGATAAAATTACCCTTTTCGGACACAACCTGAAACTGGGGCGAGGCGGCATCCGGGAAATCGAATTTTTCGCCCAGACGCAACAGTTGATCTGGGGCGGACGGGAAGCCGGCGTGCGCGTGCGCGCCACGGTGGGTGCGATCTTCGCCCTGGTCGCCCATGGCCGGGTCGCGCGCCACAGCGCCGACACCCTGGTCGAAGCCTATCGTTTCTTGCGCCGGCTCGAACATCGACTGCAGATGATCGACGACAAACAAACCCACAGCTTGCCCGAAACTCCCGATGATATGGATAAAATCGCCCGCTTCATGGGCTATGGCGACACCGCGGAATTTATCGCGCGGGTTTTGGCGACGTTGCGTGCGGTCGAGGAAATATATGCCTCCTTATTCGAAGAATCGCCGGCGTTGAGCAGCGGCGGCGATTTCGGCGGAAACCTCGTTTTCACCGGAAGTGAAAGCGATCCCGAAACCCTGGCGACCCTTGAAGGCATGGGCTACGCCAAGACCAAAACCGTTGACGCCACGGTCCGCGGGTGGCACCACGGGCGCTACCGGGCGACACGCAGCACGCGTGCGCGCGAACTGTTGACCGAACTGATGCCGAGCATTCTCGGCGCCTTGGCCCACACCCCCGACCCCGACGCCGCCTTCGTGCGCTTCGACGCCTTTCTCGCCAATCTGCCCTCGGGGGTTCAATTATTCTCCCTGTTTCATTCCAATCCTCAATTGCTCGAATTCATCGCCGAGATCATGGGCACTTCGCCGCGCCTCGCCAGTTATCTCAGCCGCAAGGTTTCGGTCCTCGACAGCGTTCTCAGCCACGATTTCTTCGCCCCGCCTCTAGAACCGGACGATCTCGCAAAAGACCTCGATAACGCCCTTCTCGAAGCCCTGGATCTACAGGATACCCTTGACGTCACGCGACGTTGGGCGAAGGAAAAAAAATTCCAGATCGGGGTGCAAAGCCTCCGCGCCACAATCACCACCGAAGACGCCCAAAAAGCCCTGACGAACATTGCCGAAACGCTGATCCGCGCCCTACAGTCGCGCCTCGAAGATATCTTCGCCGAACGTCATGGCCGCCTTGCCGGCGGGGCCTTATGTGTCGTCGCTTTCGGTAAGCTGGGTGGGCGCGAAAAAACCCCGACGTCGGATCTCGACTTGATCTTCATCTACGATGTCGATGCGGGGGTGGAGCGCTCCGACGGCGCGCACCCTCTGCCGCCCAGCCTCTATTACGCTCGCCTGTGCCAGCGCCTGATTAACGCCCTCAATGTTCAAACCGGCGAGGGCAAGCTGTATGAAATCGATATGCGCCTCAGACCGTCCGGAAACGACGGTCCCATCGCCTCCACCTTGGAAGGTTTTCTGTCCTATCAAAAAGAACAAGCCTGGACCTGGGAACACATGGCGTTGACGCGCGCGCGCCCGCTGAGCGGACCGCACGCCCTGAGAGACCGCGTCGCGACGGGGGTTCGCGATATTTTGGCGCGCGAACGCGACCCCGACAAACTCGTCGCCGATGTCGCCCACATGCGCGCGCGCATGGATAAAAAGCACCACACCGCCTCGATATGGAATCTTAAATACCTGCGCGGCGGCCTGATCGACGTCGAGTTTATCACCCAGTACCTGCAACTGCGCCATGCCCACGCATACCCCGACATACTGTCCCCCACCACCGCCACGGCGCTGGAGCGGATCGCCGCCCACGCCCTGATCGCACAGCCCGACGCAAAAACCCTGCTGGCGGCGCTGGCGCTGTGGCAAAACTTACAGTCCATGATCCGTCTCGGCCTGACCCCGCGGGAAAGAGACGCCAAAGACATGACCATCCCCAAGGCGTTGGCGAAACGGCTGTGCGCCCTGGCCGGCGTGAAATCCCTGGCGCATTTGGAAACCCTAATTCGCGACACGGCGCGGGACGTCATGGCGATCTACCACGTCATGGTCACGCAACCCGCCCAACATGTCGGAGGCGCGCAGGATACCGGCGCGCCATCCGCCCCACCGCCATCTCCTCCATGA
- a CDS encoding OmpA family protein: protein MKPYVKYVALGLAGVALAGCASFGDINAVDSVRAMPPSVGGTFSSELSNQYRTYAIHEADEAGEWDHAARFARKAEQAAKGASVEPFVVSDWPVSMDRAAYLNTARAQLMDDFAAGARDRMPAKAAYAQVMFDCWLEEEAENNTDSKCRSEFLKTEPMLRMMKAQAPAPMPAPVVVPIPGPYEVYFDFNSSALTSQAKMIIDDAAKAAGEAKVSGVVLIGHADRSGSDSYNMKLSRARVDTAANALVEDGFPRDKVTTKYAGETSPQVPTPDGQREAKNRRVEIIFER, encoded by the coding sequence ATGAAACCGTACGTAAAATACGTCGCCCTCGGACTTGCCGGCGTGGCCCTAGCGGGGTGTGCGTCTTTCGGAGACATCAACGCGGTCGATTCCGTGCGCGCCATGCCGCCGAGCGTGGGGGGAACGTTTTCTTCCGAACTGAGCAACCAGTACCGGACTTACGCCATTCACGAGGCTGATGAAGCTGGCGAATGGGATCATGCCGCGCGTTTCGCGCGCAAGGCCGAACAGGCGGCGAAGGGCGCAAGCGTCGAACCGTTCGTCGTTTCCGATTGGCCGGTATCCATGGATCGGGCGGCGTATTTGAATACGGCGCGGGCGCAGTTGATGGATGATTTCGCCGCCGGCGCGCGCGATCGGATGCCCGCCAAGGCGGCTTATGCTCAGGTGATGTTCGATTGTTGGCTCGAAGAAGAGGCCGAAAACAACACCGACAGCAAATGCCGAAGCGAGTTTCTCAAGACCGAACCGATGTTGAGGATGATGAAAGCGCAAGCGCCCGCGCCTATGCCTGCACCCGTGGTCGTGCCGATTCCCGGACCCTATGAGGTGTATTTCGACTTCAACAGTTCCGCCCTGACCTCCCAGGCGAAGATGATCATCGACGATGCGGCGAAGGCGGCCGGCGAGGCTAAGGTCTCCGGTGTGGTGTTGATCGGCCATGCGGATCGTTCGGGCTCGGACAGCTACAATATGAAGCTGTCGCGCGCGCGCGTCGATACGGCGGCCAACGCACTGGTGGAGGATGGGTTTCCTCGCGATAAGGTGACCACGAAATATGCCGGCGAAACCAGTCCGCAAGTGCCAACCCCGGACGGTCAGCGCGAAGCTAAAAATCGTCGGGTGGAAATTATTTTCGAACGGTAG
- a CDS encoding flagellar basal body-associated FliL family protein has product MAESDQEKIPEDGDPQDVSDAAEVSTEEQNGSPLKKVLTLVKARKYAVLGGIGGVAALGLLIAFLLGVFSPHEENGVQLDIPAPPILYEMPRISVDLKSNLLIAPMISFVLLVEISPESKPKLEAQMPRILDAINKYLRTQTRVDLSGAAGSEHLRHDLKAIITNAMKPDIIGEVLFKKILIR; this is encoded by the coding sequence ATGGCTGAAAGCGATCAGGAAAAAATCCCTGAAGACGGCGATCCACAGGACGTTTCCGATGCCGCCGAGGTCTCTACCGAAGAACAAAACGGTTCTCCGTTAAAAAAAGTCCTGACCCTCGTCAAAGCGCGAAAATATGCCGTGCTAGGGGGGATCGGCGGGGTCGCGGCGCTCGGGCTGCTGATCGCCTTCCTGTTGGGCGTTTTCTCCCCCCACGAGGAAAACGGCGTTCAATTGGATATTCCCGCGCCGCCCATTCTCTATGAAATGCCCAGAATATCGGTGGACCTCAAATCCAACCTCTTGATCGCGCCGATGATCAGTTTTGTTCTTTTGGTGGAAATTTCGCCAGAATCGAAACCCAAACTCGAAGCTCAAATGCCTCGCATCTTGGACGCCATCAACAAATATCTGCGCACCCAGACCCGAGTCGATCTATCCGGCGCGGCGGGTAGCGAGCACTTGCGGCATGACTTGAAAGCGATCATCACCAACGCCATGAAACCCGACATCATCGGGGAAGTTTTGTTCAAGAAGATTTTGATACGATAG
- a CDS encoding penicillin-binding protein 1A: MWRVLATFLGGLVILAFIGAGAVGFIFVHYGRDLPDYKQLANYDPPVMTRVHAGDGRLLAEYANEKRIFVPIRSIPRLLIHAVLSAEDKNFYEHFGVDPLSLLRAVITNIKNYGSGKRPIGASTITQQVAKNFLLTNEVSITRKIKEAILALRIERAFSKDRILELYLNEVYLGRRSYGVAAAALNYFNKPMDKLTIAESAYLAALLKAPGNYSIARHPKAAKERRDWVISRLRINGYITADQAARATAEPLRLRRRDDTEYVTAPYYAEEVRRELVARFGEKKLYDGGLSVRTSLNPAMQDMAVKSLEDGLQSYDRRHGWRGPLAHFSGPDTALKLAHFTRPAGLKDWRVALVAAVRADEAGLRFKDGTKGVLPLARMTWARAWEKGERVGPRVRKVSDVLKVGDVIAVEAVRADEASKATAVSASTPVVSPTGVYALRQIPAIQGAIVAMDPHTGRVLAMVGGWDYDMNQFNRAVQAYRQPGSAFKPFVYLAALDSGFTPSTLILDAPFVIDQGPGLPKWRPANYTQKFYGPSTMRLGLEKSRNLMTVRLAQTVGMDKIAAYAKRFGVTDNLPHQLSMALGAGETTLLKLTSAYSMLVNGGKYITPAFIDRIQDRNGVTIFKNDKRVCTGCRADVWMGQSVPQIPDVRKQVTDPASAYQMVSMLEGVVQRGTGRRIRSLKWPLAGKTGTTNKAMDAWFVGFSPDLAVGVYTGFDDPHSLGPHEQGASVAVPIFREFMAKALTGKPPTPFRIPPGIRLVRVDATTGRPALPGDRNVILEAFKPGTIPMGKTAVLDGVETVSGEAPTPAVGSGSGGLY; the protein is encoded by the coding sequence ATGTGGCGTGTGCTGGCGACCTTTCTGGGCGGATTGGTGATCTTGGCTTTTATCGGGGCGGGAGCGGTTGGATTTATTTTTGTCCATTATGGTCGCGATCTTCCCGATTATAAACAACTGGCCAACTACGACCCTCCGGTGATGACCCGGGTTCATGCCGGCGATGGGCGGTTGCTGGCCGAATACGCCAACGAGAAGCGTATCTTCGTTCCGATCCGCTCGATCCCCCGATTGCTGATTCACGCCGTACTCTCGGCCGAGGATAAAAATTTTTACGAACACTTTGGCGTCGATCCGCTTTCCCTTCTGCGCGCGGTGATCACCAATATTAAGAATTACGGGTCTGGAAAAAGGCCGATCGGGGCTTCGACAATCACGCAACAGGTCGCCAAGAATTTTTTACTGACCAACGAAGTTTCGATCACGCGAAAGATCAAGGAGGCGATCTTGGCGTTGCGCATCGAGCGCGCCTTTTCCAAGGATCGTATCTTGGAGCTGTATTTGAACGAGGTTTACCTGGGGCGGCGTTCCTACGGTGTGGCCGCGGCGGCGCTGAACTATTTCAACAAGCCGATGGACAAATTGACGATCGCCGAATCGGCGTATCTGGCGGCGTTGTTGAAGGCGCCCGGCAATTACAGCATCGCCCGCCATCCCAAGGCCGCCAAGGAGCGGCGCGATTGGGTCATATCCCGCTTGAGGATTAACGGGTACATCACCGCCGACCAGGCCGCGCGTGCGACCGCCGAGCCGTTGCGCCTGCGTCGGCGCGACGACACGGAATATGTTACCGCGCCCTATTACGCCGAGGAAGTGCGCCGTGAACTGGTCGCCCGCTTTGGCGAAAAAAAGCTTTACGACGGCGGACTTTCGGTGCGCACCTCGCTTAATCCCGCGATGCAGGACATGGCGGTAAAGTCGCTTGAAGACGGGCTTCAATCCTATGACCGGCGTCATGGCTGGCGCGGGCCGTTGGCGCATTTTTCGGGCCCCGACACGGCGCTGAAATTGGCGCACTTCACGCGGCCCGCCGGCCTCAAGGATTGGCGTGTCGCCCTGGTCGCGGCGGTGCGCGCGGATGAGGCGGGTTTACGGTTCAAGGACGGAACGAAGGGTGTGTTGCCGCTTGCCCGGATGACCTGGGCGCGGGCCTGGGAAAAGGGCGAAAGGGTGGGGCCTCGGGTGCGCAAGGTCTCGGATGTGCTCAAGGTGGGCGATGTGATCGCCGTCGAGGCGGTGCGCGCGGATGAGGCGTCAAAGGCAACCGCCGTTTCGGCGTCTACGCCCGTGGTCTCTCCGACGGGCGTTTATGCGCTGCGCCAAATCCCCGCGATTCAAGGGGCGATCGTGGCGATGGATCCGCACACCGGGCGCGTTCTGGCGATGGTCGGGGGCTGGGATTACGATATGAACCAATTCAACCGGGCGGTTCAGGCGTATCGTCAGCCCGGCTCGGCGTTCAAGCCGTTCGTTTATTTGGCGGCGTTGGACAGTGGATTTACGCCGTCAACGCTTATCCTGGACGCGCCGTTCGTGATCGACCAAGGGCCGGGCCTGCCGAAATGGCGACCGGCCAACTATACCCAGAAATTTTACGGCCCCAGCACGATGCGTTTGGGGTTGGAAAAATCGCGCAACCTGATGACCGTGCGTCTGGCGCAGACGGTGGGCATGGACAAAATCGCCGCCTACGCCAAACGCTTCGGCGTTACCGATAACCTTCCCCATCAGTTGTCGATGGCCTTGGGCGCGGGCGAGACCACCTTGTTGAAGCTGACGTCCGCGTATTCCATGCTGGTCAACGGCGGAAAATACATTACGCCGGCCTTCATCGACCGTATCCAAGACCGCAACGGCGTGACCATCTTTAAAAACGACAAGCGGGTGTGTACCGGGTGCCGGGCGGATGTGTGGATGGGTCAAAGCGTGCCGCAGATCCCCGATGTCCGAAAACAGGTGACCGACCCGGCGAGCGCCTATCAGATGGTGTCGATGCTCGAAGGTGTGGTGCAACGCGGTACGGGGCGTCGCATCCGAAGTCTGAAATGGCCCTTGGCGGGCAAGACGGGCACCACCAATAAGGCCATGGATGCCTGGTTCGTCGGTTTTTCACCGGATTTGGCGGTCGGGGTGTACACCGGGTTCGACGACCCGCATTCGCTGGGGCCGCACGAACAAGGCGCCTCTGTCGCGGTGCCGATTTTTCGTGAATTCATGGCCAAGGCCTTGACCGGAAAGCCGCCGACTCCGTTTCGTATTCCACCGGGTATCCGTCTGGTTCGTGTCGACGCCACGACAGGCCGCCCGGCGCTTCCCGGGGACCGCAACGTGATTTTGGAGGCCTTCAAGCCGGGGACCATCCCCATGGGCAAGACCGCGGTCCTGGACGGCGTCGAGACCGTTTCCGGGGAAGCCCCGACGCCGGCGGTGGGTTCGGGTTCGGGCGGTCTCTATTGA
- a CDS encoding N-acetylmuramoyl-L-alanine amidase yields MGSASEAAAQQPAAAHPTTVVSNIRVGAHPGETRVVIDLNTEITYDAFVLPQPYRVVLDLPEVGWRLPAKPLPSGVGQLDKLRYGLFSPGVTRVVLDMKGPVRIKKTFLLKPKNGHAYRLVMDLQGVSPAVFRTVLSEQRKARRAKGTPRPVAAPAATGASAEVAASGGTVPRTTEKISGAGLIAGPVPVPKSTQKPRTPRKMVIAIDAGHGGVDPGTIGADGQFEKNITLKMARELRDVLRKTGRYKVVLTRNKDIFLRLRQRVAVARAAGADLFISIHADSTRNRKVRGLSVYTLSERASDKEAASLAEKENKADLIAGIDLTGESPDVTNILIDLAQRESMNQSAQFATQLVKELRKSTKLLRKTHRFAGFAVLKAPDMPSVLIELGFLSNPQDEKALQSRRYRAMLAHAILRGIDTHFKGVEEARRN; encoded by the coding sequence ATGGGAAGCGCCTCGGAGGCTGCCGCCCAACAACCTGCCGCCGCCCATCCCACGACCGTCGTGAGCAACATCCGCGTTGGCGCGCACCCCGGGGAAACCCGGGTGGTGATCGATCTCAACACCGAGATCACCTATGATGCGTTCGTTCTACCCCAGCCCTATCGTGTCGTTCTCGATTTGCCCGAGGTGGGATGGCGTCTGCCCGCGAAGCCACTGCCCAGCGGCGTCGGCCAACTGGATAAATTGCGCTACGGCCTGTTTTCCCCCGGCGTGACGCGCGTTGTTCTCGATATGAAAGGGCCGGTGCGAATAAAAAAGACCTTTCTCTTGAAGCCGAAAAATGGCCACGCTTACCGCTTGGTGATGGATCTACAAGGCGTGTCTCCGGCGGTTTTTCGGACTGTTCTTTCCGAACAGCGCAAAGCGCGTCGCGCCAAAGGAACCCCTCGTCCGGTTGCGGCTCCCGCCGCCACCGGCGCTTCCGCAGAGGTTGCGGCCTCGGGCGGGACGGTCCCCCGAACGACGGAGAAAATATCCGGGGCGGGGCTGATTGCGGGTCCCGTTCCCGTGCCGAAATCGACACAGAAACCCAGGACGCCCCGCAAAATGGTGATCGCGATCGATGCCGGCCACGGCGGCGTCGATCCGGGAACGATTGGAGCCGACGGCCAGTTTGAAAAAAATATCACCTTGAAAATGGCGCGTGAATTGCGCGACGTACTGCGCAAAACGGGGCGTTACAAAGTTGTGCTGACCCGAAACAAGGATATTTTCCTGCGTTTGCGTCAGCGGGTCGCCGTGGCCCGCGCGGCGGGCGCGGATCTGTTTATCTCCATCCACGCCGATTCGACGCGCAACCGCAAGGTGCGTGGCTTGTCCGTTTATACATTGTCCGAGCGAGCCTCGGATAAAGAAGCGGCGTCTTTGGCGGAGAAGGAAAACAAGGCCGACCTGATCGCGGGGATCGACTTGACCGGAGAATCGCCCGACGTCACCAATATTCTGATCGACTTGGCGCAACGCGAGTCCATGAACCAATCGGCGCAATTCGCTACGCAACTGGTGAAAGAGCTGCGCAAATCGACAAAACTCCTGAGGAAGACGCATCGGTTTGCCGGATTTGCGGTTTTAAAAGCCCCGGACATGCCCTCGGTTCTCATCGAATTGGGGTTTCTATCCAACCCCCAGGATGAAAAAGCCCTGCAGTCGCGGCGGTATCGCGCCATGCTGGCGCACGCGATTTTGCGGGGTATCGATACCCACTTCAAGGGCGTCGAGGAAGCGCGGCGCAACTAA
- the prfB gene encoding peptide chain release factor 2 (programmed frameshift) has product MRAEIESITQDIKQSLELLRRHLDYDNALLRLEELNAQAEDPDLWNDPAKAQALMRERTVLEDGIKAVDTLRGDLDENLELIEMGEAEDDADIVSEAEAQLSEIALRARKAELMTLLSGEADANNCYLEIHAGAGGTEAQDWAEMMTRMYLRWAEAHGYKTEWLEESPGEEAGIKSATLKISGQNAYGWLKTESGVHRLVRISPYDSSARRHTSFSSVWVYPEVDDSINIEILDKDIRIDTYRASGAGGQHINKTDSAIRITHNPTGIVVQCQNDRSQHKNRAAAMKMLKARLYEHELNIREAAAQAEHEAKTDIGWGHQIRSYVLQPYQMVKDLRTNVETSNTSAVLDGDLDDFMAAALAQRVKGGDEEG; this is encoded by the exons ATGCGCGCCGAGATCGAGAGCATCACTCAGGACATCAAGCAGTCGCTGGAACTGCTGAGGAGGCATCTT GACTACGACAACGCCCTGCTCCGACTTGAAGAACTGAACGCCCAGGCCGAAGACCCCGATCTTTGGAACGATCCCGCTAAGGCTCAAGCCCTGATGCGCGAGCGCACCGTTCTGGAAGACGGCATCAAAGCCGTCGATACGCTGCGTGGCGACCTGGACGAAAACCTCGAATTGATCGAAATGGGCGAGGCGGAAGACGACGCGGACATCGTCAGTGAGGCCGAGGCCCAACTGAGCGAGATCGCCTTGCGCGCGCGCAAGGCGGAATTGATGACCCTGCTTTCGGGTGAGGCCGACGCCAATAATTGCTATCTCGAAATCCATGCCGGGGCCGGGGGCACCGAGGCCCAGGATTGGGCCGAAATGATGACGCGGATGTATCTGCGCTGGGCCGAGGCCCACGGCTACAAGACCGAGTGGCTGGAAGAAAGTCCCGGGGAAGAGGCCGGGATTAAATCCGCGACCCTTAAAATTTCGGGCCAAAATGCTTATGGCTGGTTGAAGACCGAAAGCGGCGTCCATCGCTTGGTGCGTATTTCGCCCTACGATTCCTCGGCGCGCCGCCACACCAGCTTTTCCTCAGTTTGGGTTTATCCCGAGGTTGACGACAGCATCAATATCGAAATTCTCGACAAGGATATTCGCATCGATACCTACCGCGCCTCGGGGGCGGGCGGGCAGCACATTAATAAGACCGACAGCGCGATCCGCATCACCCACAATCCGACCGGCATCGTCGTGCAGTGCCAGAACGACCGCTCCCAGCATAAAAACCGGGCGGCGGCGATGAAAATGCTGAAGGCGCGCCTCTATGAGCACGAATTGAATATCCGCGAGGCCGCGGCCCAGGCCGAGCATGAAGCGAAGACCGATATCGGGTGGGGGCATCAGATCCGCTCGTATGTTCTTCAGCCCTACCAGATGGTCAAGGACTTGCGCACCAACGTCGAGACATCGAATACCTCGGCGGTGCTCGACGGCGACCTCGACGATTTCATGGCCGCCGCACTCGCTCAGCGGGTGAAGGGCGGCGACGAAGAGGGCTGA
- a CDS encoding response regulator, with amino-acid sequence MPSKFVPNAEDVDRQLESEFLEDVKDTVSQLDIQLANLRANKNLLDEGLAPVRQLVHNLMAQGRGVNMPTIHLLVHRLNEYLTEVKALDDTHVDNIQTFVDKINGVLDGDIDPAGIDATPKLVRELPKKVFADIDFGDITPQDVEVLLVIPERSMARIVEQEMAACGYRTSNAKTSYEAFNLAIQTKPDLIVASMELGDLRGVDLACAFAAMQPTHALPFCLLTSYEWGNPALDRLPLRAALLRKGPAFGSDLAEALARFRIT; translated from the coding sequence ATGCCGTCAAAGTTCGTGCCCAACGCCGAGGATGTCGATCGTCAGCTAGAGAGTGAGTTTCTCGAAGACGTCAAGGATACCGTCAGCCAGTTGGATATTCAGTTGGCGAATTTGCGCGCCAACAAAAACCTGCTCGACGAGGGGCTCGCCCCGGTACGCCAATTGGTGCATAACCTGATGGCCCAGGGGCGCGGCGTCAATATGCCGACCATTCATCTTTTGGTTCACCGTCTCAACGAATACCTCACCGAGGTGAAGGCGCTCGACGACACGCATGTTGACAACATCCAGACCTTTGTCGATAAAATCAACGGCGTTCTCGACGGCGACATCGACCCCGCCGGCATCGACGCCACCCCAAAGCTGGTCCGCGAGCTACCGAAAAAGGTCTTCGCCGATATCGATTTCGGCGACATCACGCCGCAGGACGTCGAGGTGCTTCTGGTCATCCCGGAACGGTCGATGGCGCGCATCGTCGAGCAGGAAATGGCCGCATGCGGATACCGTACGTCCAACGCGAAAACATCCTACGAAGCCTTTAATCTGGCCATTCAAACCAAGCCCGACCTGATTGTCGCATCGATGGAGTTGGGCGATCTGCGGGGCGTCGATCTGGCCTGCGCCTTCGCCGCCATGCAGCCGACCCACGCCTTGCCTTTCTGCCTTTTGACATCCTACGAATGGGGCAATCCGGCCCTCGACCGCCTGCCGCTACGCGCCGCCTTGTTGCGTAAGGGACCCGCGTTCGGCAGCGATTTGGCCGAAGCCTTGGCGCGCTTTCGCATCACCTGA
- the bcp gene encoding thioredoxin-dependent thiol peroxidase, giving the protein MTPNPVTLNPGDPAPDVTLLTDNGHPLSLAELKGKKVVLYFYPKDSTPGCTQEGADFRDLHDAFTARGVVVLGASKDSVKRHQNFKAKHGFTFPLLSDEDGALCEAYGVWVLKKNYGRQYMGIERTTFLINEAGILEKIWRKVKVKGHAQEVLDAVTA; this is encoded by the coding sequence ATGACACCCAACCCCGTGACACTCAATCCCGGCGATCCGGCTCCCGACGTCACCTTACTCACGGATAACGGACACCCCCTTTCCCTCGCCGAACTCAAAGGCAAGAAAGTGGTGCTTTATTTTTATCCCAAAGATTCCACTCCGGGATGCACCCAGGAAGGCGCGGATTTCCGCGATCTTCATGACGCCTTCACGGCCCGAGGCGTCGTCGTGTTGGGCGCGTCCAAAGATAGCGTCAAGCGCCATCAGAATTTCAAGGCCAAGCACGGCTTCACGTTCCCTCTTCTGTCCGATGAAGACGGCGCGTTGTGCGAAGCCTATGGCGTATGGGTATTGAAAAAAAATTATGGCCGCCAATACATGGGAATCGAACGGACCACCTTCCTGATCAACGAAGCCGGTATCCTGGAAAAAATCTGGCGTAAGGTCAAGGTCAAGGGCCACGCCCAGGAGGTCCTGGACGCCGTGACCGCGTAG